Within the Vigna angularis cultivar LongXiaoDou No.4 chromosome 10, ASM1680809v1, whole genome shotgun sequence genome, the region TGGAACCAAAGTAGGATTCCACACTCTCAAACCTAAAAAGGTTAgtacaaaattattcaaaaaattgaattgaagagaattttaaaataaacaaggTAATACTTACAAATAGTGCAACCCATGATTCATCTGTCTATCTGTCACCAGATGTAGGGAGGGACAATacacacatagatctccacacttGCTTGATATTATCCTCTTTGGGTCAAGCCCTCACGAATTTGCTTTTGATATCACTTCAAAAGGCCTTTTACTAAGGAAAGTgtcttatatgtatataaactcatatccatcttttgttttattctatgtaggactttgtttgtatcctaACAAAATGTACTCCAAAGAAACCAAATACACACACGCTGGAACCAAATACAACATGCAATGTGAAGCCAAACTACATGGGAACCGAATACAGAAAAATGGAACCGAATACACCATGTTTTTACTCCTGGGAAACCGAATACATACATAGGGGAACCAAATACAGCCCCTTtgtatttatttgtattgttgGAACCGAATACGATTGTCGTGTAATCGAATACGCCTATGttattcttcatcttcaaccactcctcttcatcttctccgtGTTCAAGGACTTTGttctttatcttcatcttcaatATGGTCATCAACCTCGACCCATCTACCATAGACCAGCCTCGTTCTTGGTCCTCATCTCTAATGAACATCCCTACAATCTCAAATATGTTATTTGCATGTGATATTTGAATGTGGTATTATAAGATAAGTCAAAGACAAACAAGACTTTTTAAACGTGATATTATAAGATAAGTCAAAGACAAACAAGACTTTTTAAACACAATTCCTCTAAATCTCAACACATTGATAGATAATGAAAAAGTTTTTCACTCTTCAAATCAGGCtacatatatgttttaaaacaaacacacaaaTCAACTCAAATATTTGTTTGCAAAACTTACTCAAGAGTTAAATCCTTCATGCAAACACAACATTAGTGAGATTTAGCATGTgtttatttaaagataattgatgtataaaaatgaaataagtaaACAAAAGTTGATTTCCAAACATTAATATCGTGGACCCACTTTATTGTTGTGCACTGTTAGGAGACACAAGAAGAGACTTGTTCATGCTTCTAGCTCATTCTTTAACCATTTAATTGACGATATAGACCACACATCTCGCAGGATTTGtcaaaactaattataaaattgtctGAAACAATTATAGTTATAATAGTCTTTAAGTTATTGCTAAAATTATTATACAATTGTTGAGGTTCCATGATAAGGACACTGCTCAATTTAACTCTATTTATGAAATAAGGATATACTTTTATTCTTATatacttaatattaaaattattttgattctccaatatgtaatttatttttattttaagtatttaataaaatatttttatgaattgggtatttattaaattagaaaattttgtctcaaattgtaaaaaatatttattttcattatatctATGTTATTAggttgattatttttattaatttttattttttattctataacaatttatatgttttttatcatACAGAGAAATTTCCTAATAGTAAAAGAAACTTAATATTTCATTCTTCAACTGTCTAACAGATATGtgataattataattgatatacataaaataggaaatatttaaattaaaatatttaatttattaagtgtttctaatataaatattatttattaagtcATCTAAATGAAGATCAATAACaacacttaaaatttatttatactgaagacattaatattatactttttatccttgttaagtttttcttttatgtcAATTAAATTAAGGATATGATAaggtaatattattttaaaactttattaatacaagaacaagaaacaatttaataaaaagaagcTACAGaattatatgattaagaatTAAATTCGACTTTTAAAAAATTCCAATTTTGGGGGGTATTTGCGAGATGGACTAGCTTCTTCGGAAAGGCCAATGAAATTCCAACTAAACAGGGTATAAGGTTTTGTATTGGGTTTTACATCTCATTGGAATCAGATTCAAACTGCTGCGTGTCCCTCTGACAACCTTAAGTTTTGTGTCTTTCTCTGCCAGAAACGCATGAAGGGTCGAATTGGCTGCCCTTTTTCTCCTTAGTGGCTGGTTTTCGAAACACGTGTAGAAGAAAAAATGGGGTTGGGGTGCGGGTTTTATACTGAAGTTACCAACTTTCGTCGTTTTGGGGGGCTTTGAGAGAGTGTCATGGTCATGGAGGGAAGAGCCAGTGAGGATTTAACGCCCAGGTATTATGCCCTTTGTGCCATTGGAGGAATGCTCAGTGCTGGCACCACCCACCTTGCCATCACTCCTCTTGATGTATTGAAAGTGAACATGCAGGTGCTTTTCAAATCGTTTTGTTCACTCACTTTATGCCACAACTCATGTTTTGCCATGTTTTATTAGGGCATTGAAATTAGTGAAGTGATTAGTATCTTACGTTTTATGCTCACAGATATCTCAATAAATTGGCCTCCGATTCTTGTCACATACTTAGCACACAAAACAAATGGGGAAATTTGGGAAGTTGAAGTGGGAACCACTTTACCGTTTTGTATCACTTTTGTTACATCATAGAAAACGAAATACTGAAAGGTTGAATTTTTTGGCTGCCCTTTTGGGATGATAGTGGAATGAGTTGTGGATTGTTTTCTCATTATAGTGTGTGGAATAATAGTTGTTGATTTGATCATATTTGTTGATGggaaattattttgttaaatgtaGGTGCACCCAATTAAGTATTACAGTATTTCCTCTTGCTTTAATACCTTATTGAGGGAACAAGGGCCTGCAGTCCTTTGGAAAGGTTGGACCGGCAAGTTCTTTGGCTATGGGGCTCAAGGAGGGTGCAGATTTGGTCTCTATGAGTATTTTAAAGGGGTTTATTCAAACGTATTGGTAGACCAGAAcaagaattttgttttctttctcagTAGCGCGTCCGCTGAAGTGTTTGCCAATGTAGCTCTATGTCCATTTGAAGCTGTTAAAGTGAGGGTTCAAGCACAACCATGTTTTGCTAAGGGCTTGTTTGATGGCTTTCCAAAGTTATATGCGTCAGAAGGCACACGAGGGTAAAGAAAAATTCTATACTTAGTTTTTACCTGCTGGACACTGGATTTAGGAgatgattatgattatttatctTCTATTCTATCTACTACTTGCAGATTCTACCGTGGACTAATTCCACTTTTGGGTCGAAACATTCCATGTAATTTTCATAATCTCTTGTTGGTTAATTCTACACTAGTTAGGGTAGTTTaactatattttgaaattaaagagACATCAGTAATATTTTCACATTGATATTTTGGATGCCATTCTGTCTTGTGTAGTCTTCTAGCATATAGCTATCTTCCAGGAAATTACTGAAATTTTAAGACCTTGCTTTTCTCAGTGGTGTACGTTCCTGTATCTTTATCATTCAGTTCtagcataaaaaatatttccttttcttttgttaaatcATGCTATTACGTACAACAAGGTTCAAGTAACTATTTGACTGGACTGGCTATATGCATTGTTGCGGGTTGATTAATAGTGTATGAGAGATGCATTGTTGATCAAAAAAAATAACTGACTTCTTTCAAGCTAACCATGCCGAGTATTCAAATATGCATTGCAGCCATGATCTTGTAATGATTAATTTTGTTCTCTTGGAGTAGCACGACAATGAAATATGTATTGATTAATCTTGTTCTCTTGTTCATAAATGAACTGAATATTAAGTATTCTGCTTCCTTTTCTTTTGAGCAGTTTCCATGGTTATGTTCTCAACATTCGAGCATTCTGTTGATTTTTTGTATCGAAATatggttaaaagaaaaaaggaggACTGTTCAATAGGTCAACAACTTGGTGTGACATGTTTAGCTGGGTACGCAGCTGGGTCTGTTGGTAGCTTCATTTCTAATCCTGCTGACAATATTGTATCTTCTCTTTATAACAGAAAGGCTGATAGTCTTGCACTGgtatttgtttcttttcaattaAGTTTATGATACTTCCTTCAAAGATAGGATAGATCAAACTTAATTCGCGTCACTTATTCGGTGTGCAGGCCATCAGAAATATTGGGCTAGCCAATCTATTCACCAGGAGTCTTCCCATTAGAATGTTGCTGGTTGGTCCTTCTATAACTTTGCAATGGTTTTTCTACGACACCATCAAAATTTTAGGTGGATTGTAAGTTTATTACTCCCTGTACTTTTAATATTCAGTCGTTTATACTGTAGTTTCTTCTGTTTTTGTGATGTCATTTTGAATCTGCCAATTTTGCATTTTAaatcatgtttatattttagtattttacaatttactCTCTATCTGGgcagaagaaaatgaaaagagcAAATCGGAGaaagatatatataatcaataaattaaCGGGAAGTGCTATTTTTCACTCAAGGAAGCAAATTTGTCTTAAGTATCTCTAAATAATTACTGATTACAAAGCCCAAATTTCAGATTTTGATTCTTTTGTTCAAGATAGTCAAAATATAAGAAAGCCTTAAAAGTTTGGATCTTGATATTGTTACACAAACCATAATTTCCTTTGCTTGCACCTGGTATTTGAGTCCAACTTAGGGGAGGTTTGACTGTATGAAATTTCAGTTGTCACCAAGGAATTGTTCTCATTTGTTATGGGGAATCATGTTCTTGCTTGTGCATGCATTTGTATTTCATTATTTACATCTATATTTGTATCAAcctatattttgttttctatgcCTTTTGGTTTTGACATAACCACATGGTCGTGCTATTTTGTCAGAATGATTGAATTATTGCGTTAATGTTTTTGCTTCAGAGAGAAGTAAACATCATCTTAACACCAGTAGATACCTGAATACAAGTGTCTAAATGTAGTGTGAAAAACATAAAgcaaaagttttttaaaaaaatgctttaaaaataaaaataatgggCACGTCATGAAGTGGCTTTTAATGGAtaacaatacaaaatattattctcTGATGATGAAGttataagaataataaagaaggaaagttaaaatattggtagaaagaaaagaaagatagcATATTTCAAAGGAACTGGGAAGAGGGATAACTGATTGAGAACAAGGTTGGTTTTTAGGAAGGGTGGAATTGTAGGACTGAAGAAAAGGAAATTAATTCAGATTTGAATCATTTTTGGATTGAACATCTCTTGTTGAAAGTGAAGGGGAAACTTTGGATGGGAGTCATCTCTCCTATTCCCCATTCTTTGCTAGGAAAAACTAAATTCTTTCTTCTATTTGCTACTAGTGTATACGTGATTGTATATTAGCTCAAGTGTTTTAGCTTCTGTTTTTAAGAAACAGATTAGTTTTGCCATCTTTAGTTAGCTATGCCAGCTATAGTTATGTTGTCCTAGCTGTTATTTTGTTATAGGCAGTTACACAAACTACTTCTAATCATTGTACTATAAATACTTGAACTCTGTTCTTGAGAGATTTAAGAAAATCAATAACAGaaaactttctttttcaattctcaGTTTCCGTAAATTCTTCATTGTTAACCTGGGTTACTAACATTTAATATTGGTGTAGAGAGTGAATAAGTGTTTAAATCACCTGATCTGTGTATGACTTACCATTTAgcattgaaaaatataaaaaggcTGTGTGATAATTAAGCAGGTTGATGTGCCAAAGTTGCTGTAGTAAGAAAGTAATAATATTGTAGATAAGATATGGTAGCAAACAGAATTGTTGAGAATGAAAAGCATGTCTTGCAGATTTCTGCACTGGCCTTAGCTGATGCTGCATAATCGAGAAGACTGTCATCTGATGATAAGTTTGCAAGTCATCAACTGCTATGCTTTAATATTATAGAGATTTTCTAACTTAATCCTTGCTTTTATTCTGTTCAGTAGTGGTTTTTATGTTGTTCTGTTTCATAAGATCAGAACCAACCCACGCACTTAAGACTTTAGCTGTCTACAAGTATGTTAATGCATCTTGAGGATCTGAAAGCAATGATGTTCTGAACTAAACGTTAACTTCAATTCTCTATTTTctgaaatttgtttttgtctATCATTGCAGGCCAACTAGTGGTGAAGTTACAACTGATACGAAAGG harbors:
- the LOC108334733 gene encoding mitochondrial phosphate carrier protein 1, mitochondrial isoform X2; the encoded protein is MVMEGRASEDLTPRYYALCAIGGMLSAGTTHLAITPLDVLKVNMQVHPIKYYSISSCFNTLLREQGPAVLWKGWTGKFFGYGAQGGCRFGLYEYFKGVYSNVLVDQNKNFVFFLSSASAEVFANVALCPFEAVKVRVQAQPCFAKGLFDGFPKLYASEGTRGFYRGLIPLLGRNIPFSMVMFSTFEHSVDFLYRNMVKRKKEDCSIGQQLGVTCLAGYAAGSVGSFISNPADNIVSSLYNRKADSLALAIRNIGLANLFTRSLPIRMLLVGPSITLQWFFYDTIKILGGLFLHWP
- the LOC108334733 gene encoding mitochondrial phosphate carrier protein 1, mitochondrial isoform X1, with product MVMEGRASEDLTPRYYALCAIGGMLSAGTTHLAITPLDVLKVNMQVHPIKYYSISSCFNTLLREQGPAVLWKGWTGKFFGYGAQGGCRFGLYEYFKGVYSNVLVDQNKNFVFFLSSASAEVFANVALCPFEAVKVRVQAQPCFAKGLFDGFPKLYASEGTRGFYRGLIPLLGRNIPFSMVMFSTFEHSVDFLYRNMVKRKKEDCSIGQQLGVTCLAGYAAGSVGSFISNPADNIVSSLYNRKADSLALAIRNIGLANLFTRSLPIRMLLVGPSITLQWFFYDTIKILGGLPTSGEVTTDTKGGGRA